The Paucidesulfovibrio gracilis DSM 16080 genome contains a region encoding:
- a CDS encoding MotA/TolQ/ExbB proton channel family protein — protein MNIVQQGGLMMWPLLVVSVVALGVILERFVVISTTRFPALRVLSALRDDIQDSKAAQLPSDIADRYPAFVPFFEALLFEECSKSQREATAQAAGEEILFRLNRGLDLLSTLSNVAPLMGLLGTVIGMISAFSTLAASSDVDISLLAGGIWQALLTTATGLAIAIPTLLAHRWFLRQQEKVAHAMQVGAAYLLEAFHEDDAL, from the coding sequence ATGAATATTGTTCAGCAAGGCGGTCTAATGATGTGGCCCCTGCTTGTCGTTTCCGTAGTGGCCTTGGGGGTTATTCTTGAGCGCTTTGTTGTGATCTCTACCACTCGCTTTCCCGCCTTGAGGGTGCTTTCGGCCTTACGGGACGATATCCAGGACTCCAAGGCGGCTCAGTTGCCGAGTGACATTGCGGATCGGTATCCTGCGTTTGTCCCTTTTTTTGAGGCGTTGCTTTTTGAGGAGTGCTCCAAGTCGCAGCGTGAGGCCACGGCCCAAGCCGCGGGCGAGGAAATACTGTTTCGGTTGAATCGTGGACTGGATTTGCTGTCCACACTCTCCAATGTTGCTCCGTTAATGGGATTGCTCGGTACGGTTATCGGCATGATATCCGCTTTCTCTACGCTTGCCGCTTCAAGCGATGTCGATATTTCATTGTTGGCTGGTGGTATCTGGCAGGCTCTGTTGACCACGGCAACTGGCTTGGCCATAGCCATACCAACCCTCCTGGCGCATCGTTGGTTTCTTCGCCAACAAGAAAAAGTGGCGCATGCCATGCAGGTTGGTGCGGCGTATTTGCTGGAGGCGTTTCACGAGGACGATGCTTTGTGA
- a CDS encoding CobW family GTP-binding protein has product MQLSALLPPQRQVGQFVDMHEMLMNCLLAACRDDAFKRLSGWKGMAVCPRGPMARTLKLQTRPGVFGLCAKTHEASCQDHSASFDIFYFPDPDEKLLECMSLAANHSVMQEEYRHRVRNFSAVLPWAAPFHIGRVCLALDHLETTLSLVLEAPERIITVAQDGMRTQDGQWILSPGEAEEDIPAHQLALDLYLILAASVSHSLGEPPRFLERRQRPGTARMVRQDGQSFSSASTSLFFTDILSWGTDRVTSTATVSQFQDFFWTFSDRRHMPSPFNTALLWDVHDAQRLQRCPQYAHAFDSRPRLIVLSGFLGSGKTTFLNQLLEYHAARDELVAIIQNEVGQTGVDGKLLEGDDSIIEMDEGCVCCTLAGNLSKGVAQLKEQFHPKIIVLESTGLANPFNILNELETLRPLVRLDSITTLVDAVNARHILAASDVGRDQVKAADVLLLNKCDLASEADQRELAGILQKINPRAVLVHVSHGVINPGLLYDDDPLEKTLWPAAAANKPPQHHHDHGMEGFFSRRFTFSAPLNESELLKLLEEMGSANVFRLKGIVMVRDAINARVVQFVSGRYELSDLGVPFAEESFLVAIGKDMKLGALEKLEEKYA; this is encoded by the coding sequence ATGCAGCTCTCCGCCCTTCTCCCTCCTCAGCGTCAAGTCGGCCAATTTGTTGATATGCATGAAATGTTGATGAATTGCCTACTCGCGGCATGCCGAGATGATGCGTTCAAGCGTTTGAGCGGATGGAAGGGAATGGCTGTCTGTCCCCGTGGACCCATGGCCCGGACGCTGAAGTTGCAAACTCGGCCGGGTGTGTTTGGACTGTGCGCCAAAACACACGAGGCTTCCTGTCAGGACCATTCGGCATCATTCGATATTTTTTATTTTCCCGATCCAGATGAAAAACTCCTGGAATGCATGTCGCTCGCTGCCAATCATTCCGTGATGCAGGAAGAGTACCGACACCGTGTCCGTAATTTTTCAGCGGTTCTACCATGGGCCGCTCCGTTTCATATTGGTCGGGTGTGTCTGGCGCTGGATCATTTGGAAACAACGCTATCTTTGGTTCTGGAAGCTCCGGAACGGATTATTACGGTGGCCCAGGACGGGATGCGGACTCAAGATGGTCAATGGATTCTCTCTCCTGGGGAGGCCGAAGAGGATATTCCGGCCCATCAGCTCGCTTTGGATTTATATCTTATCCTGGCTGCTTCTGTGTCCCATAGTTTAGGAGAGCCTCCTCGATTCTTGGAGAGGCGGCAGCGGCCCGGCACAGCCCGGATGGTTCGACAAGACGGACAATCCTTTTCTTCTGCCTCAACCTCTCTATTTTTTACGGATATCCTGAGCTGGGGAACGGATCGTGTCACCTCCACAGCGACCGTTTCCCAGTTTCAGGATTTTTTTTGGACTTTTTCTGATCGCCGACACATGCCCTCCCCGTTCAATACGGCGCTGTTGTGGGATGTGCATGACGCACAGCGGCTCCAACGTTGCCCCCAATACGCACATGCGTTTGATTCTCGTCCGCGACTCATCGTATTGAGCGGATTTCTCGGTTCAGGGAAAACGACCTTTCTGAATCAGTTGCTGGAATACCATGCCGCTCGTGACGAACTTGTGGCCATCATTCAAAATGAAGTTGGGCAGACCGGTGTGGATGGGAAATTGCTGGAGGGAGATGATTCCATCATTGAAATGGATGAAGGATGCGTTTGTTGCACCTTGGCTGGAAATCTTTCAAAAGGTGTTGCACAGCTCAAGGAACAGTTTCATCCCAAAATCATCGTGCTTGAAAGTACCGGACTAGCTAATCCTTTCAATATATTAAATGAACTGGAAACACTTCGTCCGTTGGTCCGCCTGGATTCCATCACCACGCTGGTGGATGCCGTCAACGCTAGGCATATCCTGGCCGCCAGTGATGTGGGGCGTGATCAGGTCAAGGCTGCGGATGTTCTGCTCCTCAACAAATGTGATTTGGCTTCCGAAGCGGATCAACGGGAGCTTGCCGGCATTTTGCAAAAGATAAACCCCCGAGCCGTACTCGTTCACGTTTCTCACGGAGTAATCAATCCGGGGCTTTTGTATGACGATGATCCGTTGGAAAAAACGCTTTGGCCCGCAGCAGCAGCCAACAAACCACCTCAGCACCATCATGACCACGGCATGGAGGGATTTTTTTCCAGGCGCTTCACTTTTTCTGCTCCTCTGAACGAGTCGGAATTGTTGAAGCTTCTGGAAGAAATGGGGTCAGCCAATGTTTTCCGCCTTAAAGGGATCGTTATGGTTCGTGATGCTATCAACGCGCGGGTGGTTCAATTCGTTTCGGGTCGATATGAATTGTCCGATCTCGGTGTTCCTTTTGCCGAGGAATCCTTTTTAGTTGCCATTGGGAAAGACATGAAGCTCGGTGCATTGGAAAAACTTGAGGAAAAATACGCATGA
- a CDS encoding MBL fold metallo-hydrolase yields the protein MSNEKKNLSRRDFVKGAATGALVGAFAGMGMYSYTPWSYDRLPEVQRKQHDFGACRSIRITNISETSWFNNAHLIGDIHEAGGLLVNQYTLNWAPFANGKGSAMGSYEDGISTIKDLIPHDIEKAWDIQKKLALHPENPGGYSCLIEVEALDGSMHKYLLDTGWSYSWMNDCFKREGVDQMLRDQQIEALFISHEHWDHFWGLPVTMKYDNRIPLYVHDGFYKEGLQYIKDSGYKGEPVIVNQPVTEIAPGVALLKFNVPIINRVFGETSLAFNIKDKGLVLVSGCCHQGVLKFADFAYANLKYDQDRFYGIYGGLHISPFEDWDPKYDDLVISLGEWDFERIGCNHCTGHLTAKKFIEAGYPVVRGTARFRSASKDYLGNGDKITFGV from the coding sequence ATGAGCAACGAAAAAAAGAACCTGAGTCGACGCGACTTCGTGAAAGGCGCCGCCACCGGTGCTTTGGTCGGGGCGTTTGCCGGAATGGGCATGTATTCCTATACCCCGTGGTCGTACGACCGTCTGCCGGAAGTGCAGCGCAAGCAACATGATTTTGGAGCCTGCCGTAGCATTCGCATCACCAACATCTCGGAAACCAGCTGGTTCAACAATGCCCACCTGATCGGGGACATCCATGAGGCTGGTGGGCTGTTGGTGAACCAATACACCCTGAACTGGGCACCTTTTGCCAACGGCAAGGGGTCGGCTATGGGGTCATATGAGGACGGCATCTCCACAATCAAAGATCTGATCCCTCATGACATTGAAAAAGCCTGGGATATTCAGAAAAAGCTTGCTTTGCACCCGGAAAACCCCGGCGGGTATTCCTGCCTCATCGAAGTTGAGGCGCTCGACGGTTCCATGCACAAATACCTGCTGGATACCGGGTGGTCTTATTCCTGGATGAATGATTGCTTCAAACGCGAGGGTGTGGACCAGATGCTCCGCGACCAGCAGATCGAAGCCCTGTTCATCTCTCACGAGCACTGGGATCACTTCTGGGGACTGCCCGTGACCATGAAGTATGACAACCGCATCCCGCTGTATGTCCATGATGGATTTTATAAGGAGGGGTTACAGTATATCAAGGATTCCGGGTATAAAGGGGAACCTGTTATCGTCAACCAGCCCGTGACCGAAATCGCTCCGGGTGTGGCTTTGTTGAAGTTCAACGTCCCCATCATCAACCGGGTCTTTGGTGAAACCTCTCTGGCCTTTAATATCAAGGATAAGGGACTGGTGCTGGTTTCGGGGTGTTGCCATCAGGGCGTGCTCAAGTTTGCCGATTTTGCCTATGCCAACCTGAAATACGACCAGGATAGATTTTACGGAATCTATGGTGGACTGCACATCTCACCCTTCGAGGATTGGGATCCCAAATATGACGACTTGGTTATCTCTCTGGGTGAGTGGGATTTTGAACGCATTGGTTGCAACCATTGTACCGGTCACCTGACGGCCAAAAAATTCATTGAGGCTGGATATCCAGTGGTTCGCGGAACAGCCCGATTCCGCTCCGCTTCGAAGGATTACCTCGGCAACGGCGATAAGATCACTTTCGGCGTCTAA
- a CDS encoding ExbD/TolR family protein, which translates to MIRFRNKTGHTTGPDITPLLDVVFILLIFFVVSAVFTLKGMDMELPKAETSQSISGRCLEIVLRADGSLLMDGAEATLLDIRYALDHAAALPQSARPGQIVLKADPHSQVQPFLDLVDLVRKHGFQNLVIATRSLSSPEADS; encoded by the coding sequence GTGATTCGTTTTCGGAACAAGACGGGTCATACCACCGGACCAGACATAACGCCGCTTTTGGATGTTGTCTTTATTTTATTGATTTTTTTTGTCGTCTCCGCCGTCTTTACGCTCAAAGGTATGGACATGGAGCTGCCAAAGGCAGAAACCTCCCAATCCATATCCGGCCGATGCTTGGAAATTGTATTACGGGCTGATGGATCCTTACTCATGGACGGAGCTGAAGCAACTTTGCTGGATATTCGGTATGCCCTGGACCATGCTGCAGCATTGCCGCAATCCGCACGTCCTGGGCAGATAGTGCTCAAGGCCGATCCACATTCCCAGGTCCAACCATTTCTGGATCTTGTTGATCTGGTGCGCAAACATGGCTTCCAGAATTTGGTCATTGCCACACGCTCCCTCTCATCACCCGAGGCGGATTCCTGA
- the tpiA gene encoding triose-phosphate isomerase, translating to MKQLMAANWKMYKTWNQARDTASELAQNIRGQLPENREVLIFPPFTALKGVAEALQNEPGMAAGAQNMYPAAEGAFTGEISPDMLLDVGASWVLTGHSERRHVLGEDNAFVGRKTAFALNNNLNVILCIGELIEERRADRVEEVLSEQLEAGLAEIPVGLTSDSLVIAYEPVWAIGTGEVAGPDEIATTHTFVRKKIEELLPSIASEISILYGGSVKPDNISAIMTLDNVDGVLVGGASLTAESFSKIVLA from the coding sequence ATGAAGCAGCTCATGGCAGCCAACTGGAAGATGTACAAAACCTGGAACCAGGCCCGGGATACCGCTTCGGAACTGGCCCAAAACATCCGTGGCCAATTGCCGGAAAACAGGGAAGTGTTGATCTTCCCTCCCTTTACTGCGCTTAAGGGAGTGGCCGAGGCTCTACAAAATGAGCCTGGCATGGCCGCCGGTGCACAAAACATGTACCCCGCCGCGGAAGGAGCGTTCACTGGAGAAATTTCTCCGGATATGCTCCTCGACGTAGGGGCGAGTTGGGTGCTCACAGGCCATTCCGAACGTCGGCATGTTCTGGGAGAGGACAACGCTTTCGTGGGACGTAAGACAGCCTTTGCCCTTAACAACAATCTGAACGTCATCCTGTGCATTGGTGAGCTTATTGAGGAGCGCCGCGCGGATCGCGTCGAAGAAGTGTTGTCTGAACAACTTGAGGCTGGACTGGCCGAAATTCCCGTGGGGTTGACTTCGGATTCATTGGTCATAGCCTATGAACCCGTCTGGGCCATCGGCACCGGAGAAGTCGCCGGACCAGATGAAATCGCAACCACACACACATTTGTCAGAAAAAAAATCGAAGAGCTTTTGCCGTCAATAGCAAGTGAAATCAGTATCTTGTACGGCGGAAGTGTGAAACCTGACAATATTTCCGCAATAATGACGCTTGACAACGTGGACGGCGTCTTGGTAGGAGGCGCGAGCTTGACGGCTGAAAGCTTCAGCAAAATTGTTCTCGCTTGA
- the secG gene encoding preprotein translocase subunit SecG: METLVLTIHILACIFLVVVVLLQSGHEGMGAIFGGSSQTMFGAGGAGGLLGRVTAGLAAIFLVTSLTYNILTKESTDSIMDSVAVEQPAQAQPEAPAPVEIPAEQAD; encoded by the coding sequence GTGGAAACTTTGGTCTTGACCATTCACATTTTGGCCTGTATTTTCCTGGTCGTCGTGGTGCTGCTCCAATCCGGCCATGAAGGCATGGGAGCCATCTTCGGCGGTAGCAGTCAAACAATGTTCGGTGCCGGTGGTGCCGGTGGGCTGCTTGGAAGAGTTACTGCTGGCCTTGCGGCGATTTTCCTTGTAACGTCCCTGACGTACAATATCTTGACCAAGGAAAGTACGGACTCCATCATGGACAGTGTTGCTGTTGAGCAACCTGCTCAGGCTCAACCTGAAGCTCCGGCTCCTGTTGAAATTCCGGCTGAACAAGCCGACTAA
- a CDS encoding TonB family protein produces the protein MVQHRVIACLIISFSIHFFVLQLDILFAEPRNSPEKITFFEDGSMDARAVRNQGITLGRMVEEAMDASGDARLDRQVQAEKWYLSQVRRAIEERKFFSNGQRVAGLIGNVQYVFTITADDVFRDIRLVRSSGDARLDNAARSAIQAASGVVERPALLGHRTFRLVVTVKYQYQM, from the coding sequence ATGGTACAACATCGAGTTATTGCTTGCCTCATCATCTCTTTTAGTATTCATTTTTTTGTTCTTCAGTTGGATATCCTTTTTGCCGAACCACGGAACTCGCCAGAAAAGATTACATTTTTCGAGGATGGTTCCATGGACGCCCGTGCTGTTCGGAACCAGGGCATCACCTTGGGGCGTATGGTGGAAGAAGCAATGGACGCATCTGGCGATGCTCGGTTGGACCGACAGGTCCAAGCCGAAAAGTGGTATTTGTCCCAAGTGCGTCGGGCCATTGAAGAACGAAAATTTTTTTCCAACGGACAGCGTGTGGCGGGCCTGATAGGGAATGTGCAATATGTATTTACCATTACCGCAGATGATGTGTTCCGTGACATCCGCTTGGTGCGTTCTTCGGGAGATGCACGTCTGGATAATGCGGCCCGCTCGGCCATTCAGGCGGCAAGTGGTGTTGTGGAACGGCCTGCCCTTCTTGGTCACCGCACGTTTCGGCTGGTTGTGACGGTAAAATATCAATATCAGATGTAG